The Christiangramia forsetii KT0803 DNA segment AAAAGCAGTTGCCGGTAAAGTATTAGGAAAAGTTAGAGCGAAGGCAGGCTATTAGATCACTTCAAAAAGTTTTCCCGGTAATGGCCTTATTGCTCCTTTCAACTCCATGTTAAGGAGAAGAGAGGCTGTTTTAAAAGTTGGGAAATTACAATTAAGGGCTACCATATCCAGTTCTGTTTTGCCCTGTAATTTCAAAAACTCATAAAGTCGTTGTTCATCTTCTTCCAGTTCTATAAAAAGTTGCTTTTGAACCGGTTTTATTTCTTCCGCAACTTTCCAATTCAGAATATAGGCAAGATCTGCCACAGAGGTTAAAACATGGGCTTGCTGAGCTTTTATTAAATTATTGCACCCCAGGCTAAACTTATCTGAAGGCCTTCCCGGAACTGCAAAAACTTCCCTGTCATAAGAATTAGCAATATCTGCCGTAACCAAAGCACCTCCTTTTTCTGCACTTTCAATTACGATGGTGGCCTCACTCAAACCGGCAATGATACGGTTACGCTTCAAAAAATTGTTGCGATCAAAAGTATCGGTACTCCAAAAATCTGTGAAAAACCCACCATTATCTTCGATCTCACTCATATATTTTTTGTGGGATTTTGGGTATATCTGATTTAAGCCATGCGCAAGGCAACCAATAGTTTGAAGACCATTTTTTACAGCTGCTTTTTGAGCAGTAATATCTACTCCATACGCAAAGCCCGAAATAATCACCGGGTTTAAAATTGCCAGGTCTTCTATTAATTTTTCA contains these protein-coding regions:
- the dprA gene encoding DNA-processing protein DprA; protein product: MNSEDLIYTLALQHIPNLGDTTAKKLIRKLGSAENIFKEKKINLLKIDGIGQIRIKELHDTKHLKAAENELKFIEKNSIQTFYFQDEDYPEKLKHCLDGPILLFSRGNIELHKRRIISIVGTRQITPHGVSFCEKLIEDLAILNPVIISGFAYGVDITAQKAAVKNGLQTIGCLAHGLNQIYPKSHKKYMSEIEDNGGFFTDFWSTDTFDRNNFLKRNRIIAGLSEATIVIESAEKGGALVTADIANSYDREVFAVPGRPSDKFSLGCNNLIKAQQAHVLTSVADLAYILNWKVAEEIKPVQKQLFIELEEDEQRLYEFLKLQGKTELDMVALNCNFPTFKTASLLLNMELKGAIRPLPGKLFEVI